AAGTCGAGCGGGTCGTGGCGCTGGCGCCAAGTACGGTGGAGATCCTCTATGCGCTGGAGCTGGGGGGCAAGGTGGCCGGGGTTTCCCGCTACACGACTTATCCGCTAGAGGCATTGGAGAAACCGAAGGTGGGTGGCTATGTCGATGTAGATATGGAGGCCCTAGTGGCGCTGAAGCCAGATCTGGTGATTCTGCTGATGGAACAATCACAGCTGGAGGACAAGCTGAAGGGGATGGGAATCGGCACTCTGAAGGTGAAGCACATGACCGTGGATGGGGTGCTGGAGAGTGTGCGCAAGGTGGCGGAGCGCTGTGGTGTGAAGGACAAGGGGATTTTGCTAGAGCAAGCGATGAGGCAGCAGATGGCCGAGGTGGTGAAAGTCAGCGAGGGGAAAGCGAAACCCAAGGTGCTGGTTAGCATTGGCCGTGAGGTGGGCACAGGCAAGGTGCGGATGCTCACTGCCGCAGGTGCTCAGGGGATTCACCAGGAGATGATCGGGCTGGCCGGTGGGGTGAATGCCTATGAGGGGAGTGTTCCATTCCCTCAACTGAATCGCGAACATCTGATCATGATGAATCCGGATGTGATCATCGATATGGTGCCGCAGCGCGATCTGGATGCTGTTGGCGAAGAGAAATTGCTGGCGGAGTGGCAGGAATTTGGTGAGCTGAAGGCGGTGAAAAACGGTCAGGTTTATGTGTTAGGTGGGGACCAGTACTTTGTGCCGGGGCCTCGACTGGTTGAGACGCTGAAACGCTATGCTGAGATGATCCATGGAGGTGGCCATGAGTGAGTGCCTGATAGAGCTC
Above is a genomic segment from Rubritalea squalenifaciens DSM 18772 containing:
- a CDS encoding helical backbone metal receptor, coding for MKEIAKYKAIAMGIGVVLVFTLSYFLKDISSRQVEENKGLTEAKEVERVVALAPSTVEILYALELGGKVAGVSRYTTYPLEALEKPKVGGYVDVDMEALVALKPDLVILLMEQSQLEDKLKGMGIGTLKVKHMTVDGVLESVRKVAERCGVKDKGILLEQAMRQQMAEVVKVSEGKAKPKVLVSIGREVGTGKVRMLTAAGAQGIHQEMIGLAGGVNAYEGSVPFPQLNREHLIMMNPDVIIDMVPQRDLDAVGEEKLLAEWQEFGELKAVKNGQVYVLGGDQYFVPGPRLVETLKRYAEMIHGGGHE